The genomic window CGTGATGCCTCAAAACCAATAACTAAAAATGATTTAGCAGGGAGTAAAATGTTAATGAATTTTTGTGATAGCTCTTTTGCTATTGGAGGAAGTGCTCTGAGTCCCTCGTTAAGGTACTTATTGCAGGTGAAACAGAGAAATACAGAGCACGTGTTTCACAATGAAAATGTGATTGTATGTGAGTTAAAAAAGGAGTATAACTTTTTGTCTTTCGGGTTTGTTGAGTATGGATCAGAAAAAGAGCATTTAAAGCAGTCTGTTTATAATGATGTATCAGAACGTGATGAGTTAATGAAAGATTTAATTAGTCAAGGTATGTCCAACGTTAAAATTGGAGAAGAGTTTGGTTTGTCTGAAGGGGCTATTAGAAAACGTAAAAAAGCCTTAGGTCTGTAATCCATGAATGCTAACGATGTATATAATATAGCAAGTGCGCTTCCTAAAGAGGAGTTAGCAAGGCTATGTAATATGCTCGAAATTAAAACACAACCTAAAAAAAGTATAAAAAGAAAAGTAAAACCATTACCAAGTTTTACGGAGGAAGATGGTATCAGATATTTATTAGATAATCATTTTAATAAAATAAGAACCCCGTAAACATACCTCGTACCACTCGTACCTAATTATAGGTACGAGTGGTACGAAACATAAAATTTGAAAATGAATTACAAATACACTTTAGATAAAAGCAGTAAAAAATACAAATGTCCATCTTGCGGCAAGAAAACTTTTGTGCGGTATATAGATGTAGAAACAAATAATTATATAAATGAAGATTCAGGTAGATGTGATAGAGAAAGTAAATGCCAATATCATAAGTCACCAAAAGGAAATCAACCTTTAGTTAATTGTAATACACATGTTGTACAGCAACTGCCATCGTCTCACAACGAATCTGTTTTAGGCGCTTATGGTCGAAACTATACTAATAATAACTTTATAAGTTATTTATTAAAGTACTTTGCACCTGTAGATGTAAAACATGCGATAAAAAAATATTTTATAGGTACTTCCAGCCATTGGTATGGATCAACCATTTTTTGGCAAGTAGATGAACAAATGAATATTTGTGCAGGTAAAGTCATGTTGTATGACAATATTACTGGCAAAAGAGTTAAAAAACCATATCCACACATCAATTGGATGCATAAGGTATTACAAGTAAAAGGCTTTGTATTGCAGCAATGTCTGTTTGGATTACATAATTTATGTGATTACGATAACAGTAATACGGTTTGTATTGTAGAGTCCGAGAAAACAACCATAATTATGAGTATATTATTTCCTCACTGCCTATGGCTAGCTACAGGGTCTAAAGCTAACTTAAAAGAGGAGCTTCTTAAGCCTATAAAAGATTATAATATCGTTGTGTTTCCTGATAAAACGGAATTCCAAGATTGGAATACAAGGGTTTTAAGATTACAGAAATCGGAGTTTGCTATAAGTTGTAGTAATCTATTAGAAAATAGAGACCTAGAAGATGGTAGTGATTTAGTAGATGTGTTTCTTACCTCTTTGTAAATTAATAATTTTAATTGGTTATAATTACGGAAAACCGTAGTCGTATATCCAACGGATTTCATATTTTTAACGCTCTCCTAATAATTAATTGATAATATCAAGATTATTAAACACAGTAGCGACTTTTGAATAAGATAAATTTATGAATAAGAAAGACCTTTCTGAAAGAGATATTTGTACTAAATTTATAAATCCTGCCATTCAAAAAGCAGGTTGGAATATGAGAACACAAGTAAGAGAAGAAGTTTCTTTTACGGATGGTCGTATTATTGTACAAGGTAAAATGTACACAAGAGGAAAAAGTAAAAGAGCAGATTATATCCTTTATTACAAGTCCAATATTCCCATAGCTATAATTGAGGCAAAAGACAATAAAAAAGCCGTTGGACATGGCATGCAACAAGCTTTAGAGTATTCAGGAATTCTGCAAATTCCATTCGTATTTACTTCCAATGGAGATTCTTTTGTATTTCATGATAAAACAAGATCAGACGGAACTTTGGAAGAAGAATTAACGTTAGATAATTTTCCGTCTCCAGAAACTTTATGGAACAAGTACTTAAAGCATACAAATATTGATACTCCTGAGGCAAAAGAAATTGTAGAAAAAGACTATTATGCAGATGATAGTGGTATGACGCCAAGATATTACCAACAAAATGCGGTGAATAGAACCTTAGAAGCGGTTGCTAAAGGACAAGATAAAATTATCCTTGTCATGGCAACTGGTACAGGAAAAACGTATACGGCATTTAATATTATTTGGCGTTTATGGAAAACAGGAATCAAGAAACGTATTTTATTTCTTGCCGATAGAAATGCACTTTTAACCCAAACCAAAAATGGTGATTTTTCTCCTTTTGGTAATGATATTATGCATATCATTAAAAACAGAAAGATTGATAAATCGTATCAAATATACTTTGCATTATACCAGGGATTAACAAGCACTGATGAAGATAAAAACGCATACAAAGAGTTTAGTAAGGATTTTTTCGACTTAATAGTCATAGATGAGTGTCATAGAGGTTCTGCATCCGAAGCTTCTGCTTGGAGAGATGTACTAACATATTTTGATTCTGCAACACAAATAGGTTTAACAGCAACACCTAAAGAAACCAAAGATGTTTCTAATATGGAATATTTTGGAGAACCTGTATATACCTATTCTTTAAAACAAGGTATTTCTGATGGTTTTTTAGCGCCTTATAAAGTAGTAAGAATTACCACGAATGTAGATGAAGGTTGGCGTCCTACTGCTGGGTTAATCGATAAATACGGAAATGAAGTAGAAGACCGTATTTACAATTTAAAAGATTATGACAGAAAACTAGCCATAGATGAACGCACAGAAGTTGTTGCAAAGAAAATAACGGAATGCTTAAAAGCGACAGATCGTTTTGCAAAAACCATTGTGTTTTGCGTAGATATAGATCATGCCAATAGAATGAGACAAGCATTAATAAATGAAAATGCAGACTTAGTAGCGAAGCATTGGAACTATTGTGTAAAAATAACGGGGGATGATGAAGTAGGAAAACAAGAATTAGATAATTTTACAGATGTAGAGGAACGCTTCCCTGTAATTGCCACTACTTCTAAAATGTTAACTACAGGTATTGATACCAAAATGGTAAAGGTTATTGTATTGGAATCTAACATACAATCCGTTACAGAATTTAAACAAATTATTGGTAGAGGAACAAGAATACGAGAAGCAGAAGGCAAAGTGTTTTTTACCATAATGGATTTTAGAAAAGCTACTAATATTTTTGCAAGACCCGATTTTGATGGTGATCCTGTTCAAATTTATGAGCCTACACCAGACGAACCTGTGGTACCGCCAGAGGAAGAAGACAATACACAACCTACAAATGGAGAGGAGCCTTTAAATCCAGACGATTTTAGACCTACTAACCCAAACATTGATATTGAAGGAGGAGAAACCGAAGTAACAAAATACTATGTAAATAATATTCCTGTTTCTGTAGTAAATGAGCGTGTACAGTATTATGGAAAAGACGGAAAGTTAATTACAGAATCTTTAAAAGATTATTCTAAAAAGAACATAGAAAAAGAGTTTACTTCGCTTGATGATTTTATCCAAAAATGGAATGACTCTGAAAAGAAAGAAGAACTCATAAAAGAATTAGCAGAACACGGAGTGTTATTAGAAGCATTACGTGAAGAAGTAGGTCAGGATTTGGATGATTTCGATTTAATCTGTCACATCGCCTTCGACCAACCTGCATTAACCAGACAAGAACGTGCAAATAACGTGCGCAAACGTAACTACTTTGCTAAATACAGCGAAACGGCACAAAAAGTATTAAATAGTCTTTTAGATAAATACGAACAAGAAGGTATAACATCTATAGAACAAGGTTCTATTTTAAAAGTACAACCCTTAAACCAAATGGGTTCTGCTGTAGAATTAGTACGCGCTTTTGGAAAAAAGAAAGATTTTGAACAAGCCATAAAAGAATTAGAAAACGAAATATACAATATAGCTTAATGAGTAACATAACAACCAACATAAAAGGCATACGCGATATTATGCGTAAAGACACAGGAGTAGATGGAGATGCACAACGTATCTCGCAAATGGTGTGGATGCTGTTTATGAAAATTTTTGCCGACAAAGAAGAAGAATGGGAAATTACAATAGATAATTACGAAAGCCCAATTCCTGAACATCTTAAATGGCAAAACTGGGCAGCTGACGATGAAGGCTTAACAGGTGATGCCTTGATGGAGTTTATAGAAACCGAATTATTCCCTGCTTTAAAAGAGTTGGATATTACCATAAGTCCACAAGCAAAAATTATACGTTCGGTATTTGACGATACCTATAACTTTATGAAAAACGGAACACTCTTCCGTCAAGTCATCAATGTTATCAATGAGATTGATTTTAATAGCACCACAGAACGTCATGTGTTCAATGATATTTATGAGACCATTTTAAAGGACTTACAATCTGCAGGTTCTTCTGGTGAGTATTACACACCAAGAGCGGTAACGCAGTTTATGGTAGATATGATAAATCCACAATTAGGAGAAAGCGTATTAGATCCTGCTTGTGGAACAGGTGGTTTTTTAACCTGTACTATTGATGCGGTTCGTAATCAAGTAAAAACACCAAAAGATAGAGACGTATTACAAAAATCCATACGTGGTATTGAGAAAAAACCATTACCACATTTACTATGTACCACTAATTTAATGTTACATGGTTTTGATTTACCAGCAGTACGTAGAGATAATTTACTAAGCAAACCCTATGCAGATTGGGGAGCAAAAGACAAACTAGATATTATACTCTCTAACCCACCTTTTGGTGGGGTAGAGGAAGATGGTACCGAAACCAACTTCCCTAAAAAGTTTAGAACCAAAGAAACCGCCGATTTATTCTTAGCCTTAATAATTAAGTTGCTCAAAACCAATGGGCGTTGCGCTATAGTATTACCAGACGGCACTTTGTTTGGCGAAGGGATGAAAACGCGCCTAAAAGAAGAGTTGTTAGACAAATGCTACCTGCATACCATAGTACGTTTACCAAATGGAGTATTTAATCCATATACAGGTATTAGAACTAATTTGTTGTTTTTTGAAAAAGGCACACCAACCAAAGACGTTTGGTATTATGAGCATCCTTATCCAGATGGCGTAAAAAGCTATAATAAAGGAAAGCCTATCCATATTAAAGAGTTTGATACAGAAAAGGCGTGGTGGAATAATCGTGAAGAAAACACACAAGCTTGGAAAGTCTCTATTGAAGAGATTAAAAAACGAGGTTATAATTTAGATATTAAAAACCCACACCAAGAGCTAGATACATTAGCAAGTCCAGAAGTGTTGTTAGAAAAATTTAGAACTACTGAACAAAAAATTTCTAGCATACAAGACGAAATTATAAATGTATTAACTGAAGCTTTAAAATAATATGCAGTTACTACAACATTTTAAAGAACTTACGGTTAGACCCAAAAATGCCCAAGAGTTAAAAGGATTGATTTTACAATTGGCAATTCAAGGAAAGTTAACAGGTAAATGGAGAAGTGAAAATAAAGATATTAAATCTGCTTCTGAATTATTGAAGGAAATAAGAAAAGAAAGAATTCAATTAATTAAAGAAAAAAAGGTCCGAAAAGGAAAACCTATTCAACCAATAAAAAAGGAAGAAAAATATTTAGAAATACCACAAAATTGGGTTTGGATAAGGCTAATTGAAACAGGTAATATATTCAACGGTAATAGTGTTAATAAAGCGATTAAAGAATCAAAGTATGAGGGACTTGAAGAGGGCTTACCTTATTTAGGTACTAAAGATGTTAATTATGGTTTTGAAGCTTTAAATTATGATAATGGCGTTAAAATACCATTTGATGAGCCTAAGTTTAAAATTGCTCACAAGAATACAGCCTTAATCTGTTCTGAAGGTGGTAGTGCTGGTAAAAAATGTGGTATTACAACAGAAGATATTTGTTTTGGAAATAAATTATATGCTTTAGAACAGTATGGAGATATTGAATCTGTTTATATTTTATCAATTTATAAAGCACCTGTTTTCTTTGAGGTTTTTCTAAGTAAAATGACAGGAATAATTGGAGGTGTTTCCATAAATAGTTTTGGAGAAATACCAATCCCACTTCCGCCACTAGAAGAACAAAAAGAAATTGTAAAAGTAGTAGAAACCCTTTTTAAAGAAGTAGAACAATTAGAGCAATTAACGGTTGAGCGTATTAGTTTAAAAGAAGACTTTGTTACTTCTGCTTTAAACCAACTTACCACCAATAATGCCAACCAAGAATGGACTTTTTTACAAGAACATTTTAAAAGTTTCTTTAATGAAACCACCAACATTAAAAAATTACGAGAAACGGTTTTGCAATTAGCTGTACAAGGTAAGTTAACAGCAGATTGGAGAGTAAATAATCCAGATACAGAAGATGCTTCTGTTTTGTTAAAACGCATACAAGAAGAGAAAGCGCAACTCATTAAAGACAAAAAAATAAAAAAGGAAAAGGCGTTGCCGAAAATTACTAAAGAGGAGATTCCTTATGAGTTACCTGAAGGTTGGGTTTGGTGTAGGATGCAGGATGTTTTTAAAGATTTGCGATATGGCACATCAAAAAAATGTGACTATAAATTAGGAGTGAATCCAGTTTTAAGAATACCAAATTTAAAATATGGAGGAATAGATGTAACAGATTTAAAAACAACTAATCTTTCAGAAAGAGAATTAAAAGATTTATCATTAGGCAGAGGAGATTTATTAATAATTAGGTCAAATGGCAGTGAAAATTTAGTAGGAAGAAGTTCTGTCGTAACTAATGTTGGTGTAGGTTATTCTTTTGCGGGTTATCTCGTTAGATTACAGGTTTTTACTGATTATGTTGAAAGTAGTTATTTACACACAGTGTTAGAATCAGCAATGATAAGAACAGCAATTGAAGGACCATTAAGAACAACAAGTGGTGTTAAAAATATTAATAGTACTGAAATTTCAAGATTAATAATACCAATACCTTCTAAAGAAGAACAAAAAGCCATCGTAGAAAAAGTAAATGCTTTAATGGGTTTATGTGATAGTTTAGAGCAAGAAGTACAACAAAGCCAAGAGCATAGTGAGCAGTTAATGCAGAGTTGTTTGCGTGAGGTTTTTGCGGGGGAAAGTAATTAACAATTAAATTTATTAAAAATGGCAGAAGTAAAGATTTCAACTGTAGACAAATATATATTAAACGCAAAGTCACATAATAAATCTGATATTTTTTTAGATAAATTGTCAAGTCTGATATTTTCTTATTTGAACAAGTCAGAAGAAAAAAGTACTTCTAATCGAGAACTTTTTGATAAGGGGTTAAATCAAAAAAATAAAAGATTCATCGCTTATTGTTTACTTCGTGTTTACAGTCTAAATTCTTCTTTACTTACAGAGGGATTAGTAAAGCATAAAATATTTAAACTGATTGAAGATTCAACACCTGAAGTTTATAAATATTTAAAAATAGATGATAAGACTGAAAGTTATCAAAAGGAAAGTCATTTAAGTAGTTATGTGACCACAGTTGAAAATAAAATTAATGAAAGCATCATTAAGGAATTTGATCTTCGATCAGTAAAAACATATAGAAAATCGATATTAGCTTCTATAAATCAAAGGCCAAATAAATTCTTACTTGATGATTTTGCTGATTTTAGTATTGTTAATAAATATTTGGATTTGCTTTTTGATTTACTTCTTGAATATGTTGAAGGAGATCCAATCAATAAGTATAAAACATATAATCGTATTATCAAATTATTATACAAGATAATAGACTCTTCTGAAGAAGTTGACACTAAATATAGTATAGATTATTGTTGTAAGCCATTTAAAAAAATTAAAAATGGGCTAATTCAAGATTTTGCAAGTAATCCTAATTCTAAACCTGCAGATTTACATGTTTTAAAAACCGAAAAAAAGTACCCAATAATTCCGAATGTTAAACATAAATTACAATTCCGAATTGAAAATAAAAGCACAGGTTTTGCAAACGATACAAAAATGTATATTAAAGATGTAACAAATATTCAATTAATCGAGAGCAGCCAATTCGTCGGTCAAGTTAAGACTTTC from Algibacter sp. L1A34 includes these protein-coding regions:
- a CDS encoding DUF6371 domain-containing protein; its protein translation is MNYKYTLDKSSKKYKCPSCGKKTFVRYIDVETNNYINEDSGRCDRESKCQYHKSPKGNQPLVNCNTHVVQQLPSSHNESVLGAYGRNYTNNNFISYLLKYFAPVDVKHAIKKYFIGTSSHWYGSTIFWQVDEQMNICAGKVMLYDNITGKRVKKPYPHINWMHKVLQVKGFVLQQCLFGLHNLCDYDNSNTVCIVESEKTTIIMSILFPHCLWLATGSKANLKEELLKPIKDYNIVVFPDKTEFQDWNTRVLRLQKSEFAISCSNLLENRDLEDGSDLVDVFLTSL
- the hsdR gene encoding EcoAI/FtnUII family type I restriction enzme subunit R; the encoded protein is MNKKDLSERDICTKFINPAIQKAGWNMRTQVREEVSFTDGRIIVQGKMYTRGKSKRADYILYYKSNIPIAIIEAKDNKKAVGHGMQQALEYSGILQIPFVFTSNGDSFVFHDKTRSDGTLEEELTLDNFPSPETLWNKYLKHTNIDTPEAKEIVEKDYYADDSGMTPRYYQQNAVNRTLEAVAKGQDKIILVMATGTGKTYTAFNIIWRLWKTGIKKRILFLADRNALLTQTKNGDFSPFGNDIMHIIKNRKIDKSYQIYFALYQGLTSTDEDKNAYKEFSKDFFDLIVIDECHRGSASEASAWRDVLTYFDSATQIGLTATPKETKDVSNMEYFGEPVYTYSLKQGISDGFLAPYKVVRITTNVDEGWRPTAGLIDKYGNEVEDRIYNLKDYDRKLAIDERTEVVAKKITECLKATDRFAKTIVFCVDIDHANRMRQALINENADLVAKHWNYCVKITGDDEVGKQELDNFTDVEERFPVIATTSKMLTTGIDTKMVKVIVLESNIQSVTEFKQIIGRGTRIREAEGKVFFTIMDFRKATNIFARPDFDGDPVQIYEPTPDEPVVPPEEEDNTQPTNGEEPLNPDDFRPTNPNIDIEGGETEVTKYYVNNIPVSVVNERVQYYGKDGKLITESLKDYSKKNIEKEFTSLDDFIQKWNDSEKKEELIKELAEHGVLLEALREEVGQDLDDFDLICHIAFDQPALTRQERANNVRKRNYFAKYSETAQKVLNSLLDKYEQEGITSIEQGSILKVQPLNQMGSAVELVRAFGKKKDFEQAIKELENEIYNIA
- a CDS encoding class I SAM-dependent DNA methyltransferase is translated as MSNITTNIKGIRDIMRKDTGVDGDAQRISQMVWMLFMKIFADKEEEWEITIDNYESPIPEHLKWQNWAADDEGLTGDALMEFIETELFPALKELDITISPQAKIIRSVFDDTYNFMKNGTLFRQVINVINEIDFNSTTERHVFNDIYETILKDLQSAGSSGEYYTPRAVTQFMVDMINPQLGESVLDPACGTGGFLTCTIDAVRNQVKTPKDRDVLQKSIRGIEKKPLPHLLCTTNLMLHGFDLPAVRRDNLLSKPYADWGAKDKLDIILSNPPFGGVEEDGTETNFPKKFRTKETADLFLALIIKLLKTNGRCAIVLPDGTLFGEGMKTRLKEELLDKCYLHTIVRLPNGVFNPYTGIRTNLLFFEKGTPTKDVWYYEHPYPDGVKSYNKGKPIHIKEFDTEKAWWNNREENTQAWKVSIEEIKKRGYNLDIKNPHQELDTLASPEVLLEKFRTTEQKISSIQDEIINVLTEALK
- a CDS encoding restriction endonuclease subunit S → MQLLQHFKELTVRPKNAQELKGLILQLAIQGKLTGKWRSENKDIKSASELLKEIRKERIQLIKEKKVRKGKPIQPIKKEEKYLEIPQNWVWIRLIETGNIFNGNSVNKAIKESKYEGLEEGLPYLGTKDVNYGFEALNYDNGVKIPFDEPKFKIAHKNTALICSEGGSAGKKCGITTEDICFGNKLYALEQYGDIESVYILSIYKAPVFFEVFLSKMTGIIGGVSINSFGEIPIPLPPLEEQKEIVKVVETLFKEVEQLEQLTVERISLKEDFVTSALNQLTTNNANQEWTFLQEHFKSFFNETTNIKKLRETVLQLAVQGKLTADWRVNNPDTEDASVLLKRIQEEKAQLIKDKKIKKEKALPKITKEEIPYELPEGWVWCRMQDVFKDLRYGTSKKCDYKLGVNPVLRIPNLKYGGIDVTDLKTTNLSERELKDLSLGRGDLLIIRSNGSENLVGRSSVVTNVGVGYSFAGYLVRLQVFTDYVESSYLHTVLESAMIRTAIEGPLRTTSGVKNINSTEISRLIIPIPSKEEQKAIVEKVNALMGLCDSLEQEVQQSQEHSEQLMQSCLREVFAGESN